One part of the Francisella adeliensis genome encodes these proteins:
- a CDS encoding aromatic amino acid transport family protein, producing MNKKEDFMWSLSLYGTAIGAGVLFLPIQTGISGIIPVAIMLLFIFPMVFLSHRALCRFVISSPNGSHDITHVADEYFGKVGGVFFNILYLLAIFPILLVYSVGITNTLQSFIQYQFYYDIQNRFLLSFCTIAFLVFIINFGQNFIIRVMSFLVFPFILSLIVLSLWMVPHWSFDIFKDSFKQTSSASSVVIAIWLIMPILIFSFNHSPIISSLAVYTKNKYKQNADKEASKIIATSNILMIVTVVLFVVSSMLVLTPQDLMSAKEENVSILSYLANHFENHTLEYLAPVVALVAMGKSFFGHYLGSKEGIDGIVCKVSKNKIKESSIRPITLTVVFLMCWFTAYLNPNILDMISSIGGLVLAIILFIMPIYSIYKIKNLETYKKPIADIFILAVGFIALSSAIYMLF from the coding sequence ATGAATAAAAAAGAAGATTTTATGTGGTCTCTCAGCCTTTATGGTACAGCTATAGGGGCAGGGGTTTTGTTTTTACCTATTCAAACAGGTATTTCGGGTATTATACCTGTAGCTATAATGCTGCTGTTTATATTTCCAATGGTTTTTCTATCGCATAGAGCATTATGCAGATTTGTGATTTCTAGTCCCAATGGTAGTCATGATATTACACATGTTGCAGATGAGTATTTTGGTAAAGTTGGAGGAGTTTTTTTTAATATTTTATATCTGTTGGCAATATTCCCAATACTTTTAGTCTATAGTGTTGGAATTACAAATACTCTACAAAGTTTCATCCAGTATCAGTTTTATTATGATATTCAGAATCGGTTTTTATTGAGTTTTTGTACAATCGCTTTTTTAGTTTTTATTATTAATTTTGGTCAAAATTTTATTATTCGAGTGATGAGCTTTTTGGTGTTTCCATTTATTCTATCGTTAATAGTTCTTTCATTATGGATGGTTCCACACTGGAGCTTTGATATTTTTAAAGATAGTTTTAAGCAGACTAGTTCAGCTTCGAGTGTAGTTATAGCAATATGGCTTATTATGCCAATACTTATATTTTCATTTAATCACTCGCCGATTATTTCATCTTTAGCTGTTTACACTAAAAATAAATACAAACAGAATGCTGACAAAGAAGCTTCAAAAATTATAGCAACTAGCAATATACTTATGATTGTTACAGTAGTTTTGTTTGTGGTTAGCTCTATGCTTGTTTTGACACCACAAGACCTGATGTCTGCTAAAGAGGAAAATGTATCAATTCTTTCGTATCTGGCAAATCATTTTGAAAATCATACACTAGAATACTTAGCACCAGTAGTTGCTTTAGTTGCTATGGGTAAATCTTTCTTTGGACATTATTTAGGCTCAAAAGAGGGTATCGATGGTATTGTTTGTAAGGTCTCCAAAAATAAAATAAAAGAAAGCTCAATTCGACCAATTACTCTTACTGTTGTTTTCTTAATGTGTTGGTTTACAGCGTACTTAAATCCTAATATTTTAGATATGATATCTAGTATCGGTGGGCTTGTATTAGCTATTATATTATTTATTATGCCGATATATAGTATCTACAAAATTAAAAATCTCGAAACCTATAAAAAACCAATAGCAGATATTTTTATCTTAGCTGTTGGATTTATTGCTCTTTCATCAGCTATCTATATGTTGTTTTAA